One genomic region from Argentina anserina chromosome 2, drPotAnse1.1, whole genome shotgun sequence encodes:
- the LOC126782140 gene encoding uncharacterized protein LOC126782140 — protein MEADTNTIVGHVYNTTRQFRYVIVAVDYHTKWMEAERMAKITIDWVIKFLWRCVYCQFSIPETFVTDNGTQFDNDKFRAFTHKNDTTVLYASPTHPQTDGQVEAINKLNK, from the exons ATGGAGGCCGACACCAACACCATAGTTGGGCATGTGTACAATACCACCA GACAGTTCAGGTATGTCATTGTGGCAGTGGACTACCACACTAAATGGATGGAGGCAGAACGAATGGCAAAGATCACCATAGACTGGGTGATAAAGTTCTTATGGCGTTGTGTGTACTGCCAATTTAGTATCCCGGAGACTTTTGTCACGGACAATGGCACCCAGTTTGACAATGACAAGTTCCGGGCGTTTACCCATAAGAATGACACGACCGTCTTATATGCTTCCCCAACACACCCCCAGACTGATGGTCAGGTCGAAGCCATCAACAAGCTCAACAAGTAG